One genomic region from Streptomyces sp. NBC_01431 encodes:
- a CDS encoding SCO5918 family protein, protein MRCVIARFPFDLTKDGVIESMKGIKPEPLVGDSVQIGRRHYPVKQVGSVVTRQDRRDFSAQEVVRAMTMLGFKCATAAEVAPAPAMSPVETASALLGSPALA, encoded by the coding sequence ATGCGCTGTGTCATCGCCCGCTTCCCGTTCGACCTCACCAAGGACGGGGTCATCGAGTCCATGAAGGGCATCAAGCCCGAGCCGCTCGTGGGTGACTCGGTACAGATCGGCCGCCGCCACTACCCCGTCAAGCAGGTGGGTTCGGTCGTCACGCGGCAGGACCGCCGCGACTTCAGCGCCCAGGAAGTCGTGCGGGCCATGACGATGCTCGGCTTCAAGTGCGCCACCGCCGCCGAGGTGGCACCCGCGCCCGCCATGAGCCCGGTCGAGACCGCCTCGGCGCTGCTCGGCTCGCCCGCGCTCGCCTGA